From a single Maylandia zebra isolate NMK-2024a linkage group LG3, Mzebra_GT3a, whole genome shotgun sequence genomic region:
- the LOC143414964 gene encoding serine protease FAM111A-like, producing the protein MQSEGPKPPQGFTPTRPKEENDSDFTVQHSHEFTVKFSQASYEYTVQCNQLCTVLEAIKSNEKCNEKIKCADENIIIQLGKEDKESIVATHFPCSCIDDGECLIISCRAEKVEGKVQHSKIVHPKEHYSVFYIDTVGGLHTKTKELFKNNDVKQFKNLCVYGEKGITVAEALKRDGRFIDDLGNFELSNNQDPKRLTVCTQKVEILHQKQFKIRLPKDKKENNGKSQESPTNNSQSNCESRSESEIIDLARQEGIRVKTVIETSSDVDRDKIYELLREQFPDLKRWMADRFDGDSFQKELNLRKENFGKIQQSFSQVYRVRKLLELGKSVCKLVIKDVSMGTGFVLFDTFILTSAHLFKGYVEGKALQQDVEVFAVFDYEKSEPETNFYYFRAENTFTDFDADLDYAVLELNPEGSKPNQQTRAQNIKVPPGLLSEFGPLPANGEACIIGHPAGGVKKMDPTCIIETDKRGQAIDEHLYQYKNLLIIKTISDWLKDHGINDILIGGCKAGKVATYHTFMYHGASGSPVFDGLGRVFGLHTAGYVCDSVNSDESVIEYAIPLLTIFENFVENLKESENEELLKKVEKAAKRNPHLKEILNAEEPMEVS; encoded by the exons ATGCAGTCAGAAGGACCTAAACCCCCTCAG GGATTTACGCCAACTCGACCAAAGGAGGAAAATGACAGTGATTTCACT GTTCAACATTCCCATGAATTTACGGTGAAATTCAGTCAAGCTAGTTATGAATATACTGTTCAGTGTAATCAGCTTTGCACAGTGCTGGAAGCCATAAAATCAAATGAGAAATGCAATGAGAAGATTAAGTGTGCAGATGAGAACATTATCATTCAGCTAGGTAAAGAGGATAAGGAGTCAATTGTTGCAACACATTTCCCCTGTTCTTGCATTGATGATGGTGAGTGTCTGATCATATCATGTAGAGCAGAAAAAGTTGAAGGTAAAGTCCAACATTCCAAAATAGTGCATCCAAAAGAGCACTATTCTGTCTTCTATATAGACACAGTTGGTGGGCTACACACTAAAACAAaggaactttttaaaaataatgatgTAAAACAGTTCAAGAACCTCTGTGTTTATGGAGAAAAGGGAATAACTGTGGCTGAGGCTCTGAAGAGAGACGGTCGCTTCATTGATGACCTTGGTAACTTTGAGCTGTCCAACAATCAGGATCCCAAACGCCTCACTGTATGCACACAAAAGGTAGAAATCCTACACCAGAAACAATTCAAGATACGCCTTccaaaagataaaaaagaaaacaatggaaagtCGCAAGAAAGCCCAACAAATAATTCTCAAAGTAATTGTGAAAGCAGATCAGAGTCAGAGATTATCGATTTAGCACGACAGGAGGGAATCCGTGTAAAAACAGTGATAGAAACCAGCAGTGATGTTGATAGAGACAAGATTTATGAACTACTGCGTGAGCAGTTTCCAGATCTGAAACGATGGATGGCGGATAGATTCGATGGTGATTCTTTCCAGAAAGAACTGAATCTCAGGAAGGAGAACTTTGGAAAGATCCAGCAGTCCTTCAGCCAAGTTTACAGAGTCAGGAAGCTGCTAGAACTGGGAAAGTCAGTTTGCAAACTCGTTATTAAGGATGTTTCTATGGGAACAGGCTTTGTGCTGTTTGATACTTTCATCCTGACTAGCGCACATTTATTTAAAGGTTACGTTGAAGGAAAGGCGCTGCAGCAGGATGTAGAAGTGTTTGCTGTATTTGACTACGAGAAGTCTGAGCCAGAAACAAATTTCTACTACTTTAGAGCAGAGAATACATTCACTGACTTTGATGCTGATCTAGATTATGCAGTTCTGGAGCTCAACCCTGAAGGCTCAAAACCAAACCAGCAAACAAGAGCACAGAACATAAAGGTACCACCAGGGCTGCTCAGTGAGTTTGGACCACTGCCTGCCAATGGTGAAGCCTGCATCATTGGACACCCAGCAGGGGGGGTGAAAAAAATGGATCCTACATGTATCATTGAGACAGATAAGAGAGGGCAGGCTATTGATGAACATTTGTATCAGTACAAAAACCTGCTCATCATCAAAACAATCAGTGATTGGCTCAAAGACCATGGCATTAATGACATATTGATAGGTGGATGTAAAGCAGGAAAGGTAGCGACCTACCACACTTTCATGTATCACGGTGCCTCTGGTTCTCCAGTGTTTGATGGACTTGGCAGAGTTTTTGGTTTGCACACTGCAGGTTATGTCTGTGATTCAGTCAACAGTGATGAGAGCGTCATTGAATATGCCATTCCTCTTCTTACTATATTTGAAAACTTTGTGGAAAATCTGAAGGAAAGTGAAAATGAGGAGCTGTTGAAGAAAGTTGAGAAGGCAGCAAAAAGAAACCCACACCTGAAAGAGATACTCAATGCTGAGGAGCCAATGGAAGTCAGTTAG